One genomic window of Onychostoma macrolepis isolate SWU-2019 chromosome 25, ASM1243209v1, whole genome shotgun sequence includes the following:
- the LOC131534342 gene encoding histone H3 — MARTKQTARKSTGGKAPRKQLATKAARKSAPATGGVKKPHRYRPGTVALREIRRYQKSTELLIRKLPFQRLVREIAQDFKTDLRFQSSAVMALQEASEAYLVGLFEDTNLCAIHAKRVTIMPKDIQLARRIRGERA, encoded by the coding sequence ATGGCAAGAACCAAGCAGACGGCTCGTAAATCCACCGGCGGCAAAGCCCCGAGGAAGCAGCTCGCGACCAAAGCCGCCCGTAAGAGCGCTCCGGCCACCGGCGGCGTCAAGAAGCCTCACCGCTACAGGCCCGGCACCGTGGCTCTGCGAGAGATCCGTCGCTATCAGAAGTCCACCGAGCTGCTGATCCGCAAGCTGCCCTTCCAGCGTCTGGTGCGAGAAATCGCTCAGGACTTCAAGACGGACCTGCGCTTCCAGAGCTCCGCTGTCATGGCCCTGCAGGAGGCCAGCGAGGCTTATTTGGTCGGTCTGTTTGAGGACACCAACCTGTGCGCCATCCACGCCAAGAGAGTCACCATCATGCCCAAAGACATCCAGCTGGCCCGCCGCATCCGTGGAGAGCGCGCTTAA
- the LOC131534355 gene encoding histone H2A-like codes for MSGRGKTGGKARAKAKTRSSRAGLQFPVGRVHRLLRKGNYAERVGAGAPVYLAAVLEYLTAEILELAGNAARDNKKTRIIPRHLQLAVRNDEELNKLLGRVTIAQGGVLPNIQAVLLPKKTEKPAKTK; via the coding sequence ATGAGTGGAAGAGGTAAAACCGGTGGTAAAGCCAGAGCGAAGGCTAAGACTCGCTCCTCCAGAGCAGGGCTGCAGTTCCCCGTCGGTCGTGTTCACAGGCTTCTCCGTAAAGGAAACTACGCCGAGCGCGTCGGTGCCGGTGCTCCGGTTTATCTGGCCGCTGTGCTCGAGTATCTGACGGCTGAGATCCTGGAGTTGGCTGGAAACGCCGCTCGGGACAACAAGAAGACCCGTATCATCCCCCGTCACCTGCAGCTGGCGGTGCGCAACGACGAGGAGCTGAACAAACTCCTGGGCCGAGTGACCATCGCTCAGGGCGGCGTGCTGCCCAACATCCAGGCCGTGCTGCTGCCCAAGAAGACCGAGAAACCTGCCAAAACCAAATAA